The sequence TTATTAATACCGTTTCAATATCTTTGTTCAATAGGAAAACAGCATATTCAAAGCGGTAAGTGTCCATCCCCGTGGGATACAGGGGAAACCTATTGGGAAAAATCAAAACGTCAGTGTCTGCGATCACGATTTCAACCGAACACATGTTCACATCCTAGGTCCATGCATGGCCGAGATTGGGTCCCTAACATAGCTCCGGCTTCCTACATACGTAACGGGGTACGGTATCCGCACATTCATGTACGAACTAAGCAAGGCCACAACGTGCGCCGCGTAACCCAGGGCAGCGGATACCGCCTCCTCGTTGTTGAGTGGTGGAGCTGGATCCGATGGCGCAACTGGCACAGGAAGAGGGACATCCAGGATAGTGAAAACCAGGTCCGCAGCGCGCTCAGCGTCGGGTTCAATAGGGAATATAAAGTCGAGAGTGTGGCACAGGGTCGTTCGGCGAGGCGCGAGGGCGTTGTGTATTGCGAGATAAGTGGCGCTGAAATCACAGTACTCAGAGAAAAACGGTAATGAAATGGAAGAGCTACTCACCTGGCGGAATTAACTTCGTCAGACTTCTCATCATTGGCTTGAACGTCCTGATCATAAATGTCAGTTGCAGCCCTCAACGCCTCGCGCCGGGCCCGGAGCTGCTCAATCCGACTCTGTATCTCCTTAGAGGCTTGATAAACCTGTCAATACAAATCCTAGCATTCTCGTTATGGACTTACATGCGGCACATCCCCTTTTAGCGGTAGCAACTTCTTGTCTGAGAGTCCTGAGGTGTTCTTCCCTCTCGCcgatttcccttgtctttACTAAAGTGAGCGTCCTGGGATGTGAACGAACATGGCAATACGTACCAACACATTTGGGCCCACTTGCTCGATCAGGTCATTTGTATTGCGTAACACCTCATCAAGCGATGTTTGGGTGTCTCTGACTACCGCATACAGGTTGGCTAATTTCACCACGTCGGCCCAGGTCGCGCTCTGTTTCATACGCGTTTCTCGACGACTGTGTTGAAGAATCTCGCTTCgtgtaggtggcttggtttTGAGAGTTGTAGTAGCAAGCTCCGAATCGGAAGCATAGGCGGCTGGGGAAGATGGACGCGAAGGCGAATTAGGTGGTAGAAAATACAAATCGCCAGACGGAGCGAGAGAAAACAGTAGAGTGTTGGAGGGTAAAATGTCAAGATGATCAAGGACCTTGATCATTTTCAGCGCGTCTAATTATTGTAGCGGGTTGAAATTCACGTACAGTTGTTTCAACCTTTTCCAGCCTATCCATTTGTACATCCCACTCGACCAACACTTTCCAATTAGCATTATTCGTCTCATCGGAGCCGATATCCTTGTCTTTCCCTTTGAGATTAGACCAAGCTGAAGCAGAACATTCGTCAACTCGGCCCCAGAGAGCAACAGTGACCCGGTTCTGCTGACGATCAACCCAGTCGGCAAAATCTCCATTTGCATCCAGATCCGTCCAAGAGGGATTAGTTGAAGGCCTATGAATTGACGAAATGAAAAAGGGGATGGTGGCTTGTCGATCCTCCGCAACAGAACGAGCGGGAGACGCCGATCGTGTTGATGGCGGAGATGGCGTACGAGGGAAGTTGATCGATTTAGGAGAAGAAATTGAGGGAGTTCTGGCAGATCCATTTGCTGTGGGTCCATTGGATTTACGGGTAGAGCCGGCGCGTTTAAGTGTGACTTTAACACCACTTGTCTCTCCGTGCAGGTCCAAAGACGAAGTCGAGAGCTGGGGTGAATGCTTGGGTTGGTA comes from Rhizoctonia solani chromosome 4, complete sequence and encodes:
- a CDS encoding Vacuolar sorting 38 and autophagy-related subunit 14, with protein sequence MSSRLVETFVTLSVPELVNERTPNRNGGTLNSPTSPTSPERSPTRGQLPKNPIVEQDYQPKHSPQLSTSSLDLHGETSGVKVTLKRAGSTRKSNGPTANGSARTPSISSPKSINFPRTPSPPSTRSASPARSVAEDRQATIPFFISSIHRPSTNPSWTDLDANGDFADWVDRQQNRVTVALWGRVDECSASAWSNLKGKDKDIGSDETNNANWKVLVEWDVQMDRLEKVETTVLDHLDILPSNTLLFSLAPSGDLYFLPPNSPSRPSSPAAYASDSELATTTLKTKPPTRSEILQHSRRETRMKQSATWADVVKLANLYAVVRDTQTSLDEVLRNTNDLIEQVGPNVLTREIGEREEHLRTLRQEVATAKRGCAASSKEIQSRIEQLRARREALRAATDIYDQDVQANDEKSDEVNSASATYLAIHNALAPRRTTLCHTLDFIFPIEPDAERAADLVFTILDVPLPVPVAPSDPAPPLNNEEAVSAALGYAAHVVALLRTPCCGPQAHPAEPQNLMLILTHNSQSSPPDTVEVPILPPAPSVEDTAETPRALSPTPTETPQNPAPSRSSFLSPLTAILRRSSRPKVIVDTIEPAESSEARTPTAPKTPETARPENSPSALSGSSNSSTGEVESNGVEAKGDSPSHGLEKLVDKTPVGEPPASPLSHTIT